The window TCTACAAGATCGAGTCGGGTGACGTCGGCACGAGCCGGTCCGACGTCATCGTGATGCTCAACCGCTACGGGATCACCGACGAACGCCAGCGGCAGACCGCGCTTGACCTACAGAAGCAGGGCAAGGAACGCGGGTGGTGGGCGAAGTACGGCCAACTGCCGAACCCGTACAGCATGTACATCGGGCTTGAGTCGGCTGCCACGGCGATCCGGAACTTCGAACTGGCCGCCGTACCCGGCCTGCTTCAGACCGAGGACTACACCAGGGCGCTCTTCGATCAACAACGCCTCAACGACAGCCCGGAGGAGCTGAGCAGGAGACTCCAGGTGCGGATGGCGCGGCAGGAGTGTCTGGTCGAGGACCCGCCGGTTCAACTTTGGGCAATCATCGACGAAGGCGCGTTGCGCCGAGTAGTCGGCGGACCGGCCGTCATGCGCGCCCAGCTCGAACATCTCGTCACGCTGTCCCAGCGCAACAACATCAACGTCCAGGCGCTGCCGTTCAGCGAGGGCGCTCACCCCGGCATGCTCGGTTCGGTATCGGTACTGGAGTTCCCGGAAGAGGTCCACACGCCAGTTGCCTACGTGGAGAGCTTCGCGGGAGACGTGTACTTGGAGAAGGAGGAGGACATGCGACGGGTTACCGTTGCCTACACGCACCTGCACTCGTCTGCGCTCAGCGCCGCCAAGACACGGGACCTGATCGCGGCGATTGCGCACGAATTGACGTAGGCGAAGGAGAACCGCTGTGGAGCTGACCGGCGCCGAGTGGCGCAAGAGCACCAGGAGCCAGACCAACGGCCAGTGTGTCGAGGTGGCCGATCTCAGGGACGTAGTCGGCGTACGCGACAGCAAGGACGCCAACGGACCGGTCCTCACGATCAGCCGCGCCAGCTGGACCGCGTTCGTCGGCGGTCTCGGCGCTCGCGACAGCTGATCGGTCTCCGCGACGTAGGGCGGGCAGCAGTGGAGCTTCGCAGCGCCGAGTGGCGGAAGAGCACACGTTCCAGTGGCGGCGGCAACGGAGACTGCGTCGAGGTGGCCGATCTCCGGGACGCGGTCGGCGTACGCGACAGCAAGGACGCGGGCGGGCCGGTGCTCACGTTCGACCGTGCGGGCTGGGCGGCCTTTGTGCACGGCCTACGCGACCCGCAGCCGGCCGGGTAGTCCCGGGTCAGTCGTCTTCGGGCTCGTCTCGATATTCGCGGAGGGTGAACCCGGCGCCGTTGTTGTCGAGCGAAAACACGGTGACCGGGATCGTGCTGTCGTCGGCGAATCGCAGGCTGAAGAGCGGATCGAGGTCGCGAAGGATCTCGAAGCCTTGCAGGTCGTCGTCCTCGACCAGGCGCCCCGTCGCCTCCCAACCGGCCTCCGACGTACTGATCACCACCGTGACCTCGGTGCTGAAGCGCAGGGACGAGTTGGTCCACCAGTCGAGCCAGGCGCTGCCCCGATAAGCATCCACGCCGCCCACCTAACCACCGAGCGGCGAACAAGGCGTCGCCTCGTGTAGAGAAAGAGTGGCTATCCGGCGGGGGATAACCACTCTTTCTCTACACGAGGGGTTATCCCCCGCACGGATGGGGCTCAGGTGCGGAACGGGCCGGTGACGCAGTACGTGATGCCGCCGGACGAGGAGCCCGAGGTGCCGCGCTGGGACGAGAAGTACAGCCGGTTCCCGGCCGGGGTGAACGCGGGACCGCAGATCTCCGACGAGCCCTGGCCGGTGATCCGGAGGAACACGGAGATCTTGTCGTCCGGGGTGATCACGCAGATCTCCATGTTGCCGCCGTCCTCGGCGACGTAGAGGTCACCGAACGAGGAACCGGTGATGTTGTCGACGCCGGTCAGCGGGGCCGAACCGGGGCTGACGAGGTTGTCGTCGTACGCGAGTTCGTAGGTGTTGTTGGCGAGGTTGAGCTGCCAGACCCGGTTGTCGCCCTTGGTGGTGAACCACAGGGTGTTGTTCGAGTAGTGGCAGCCCTCCCCGCCGTTGAACGACTTGGCGCCGGACACCTGCGACCGGGTCACGGTCGGGGAGCCGTCCGGATCGGGTACGGCGGCCCAGCTGAACGAGCCTGACGTGGCGCTGCCGGCGACCAGTACCTGGAGCGCACCGGCCGACAGGTCGCCCCAGGTGTTCGGGATGAACCGGTAGAGCTTGCCGTTGGTCTCGTCCTCGGTGAGGTAGATGACCCGCCGGTCCGGGTCGGCGGCGGCGGCCTCGTGCTTGAACCGGCCCATCGCCGGGCGTACCACGGCGGTGCCGCCGAGCGGGTACGTCTCCCACACCCGGCCGAGGTTGACCTCCTCGCAGGACAACCAGGTATTCCACGGGGTCTTGCCACCCGCGCAGTTGTTGTTGGTGCCGGACAGGATCCGGGACGCCCCGGTGACGGCGCCACTGGAGTTGAACAGGATCCGGGACGCGCCGCCGCCGGAGCCGGAGCTGGTCTCGGAGTTGGAGACGTAGACCCAGCCGGTGCCGTTCGCGTACACCGCGCCGCCGTCGGGCGCGCTGTGCCAGGTGTACGAGGTGCCGGGCACCACCTGCCCGGAACGGGCGACGATCTGACTGGTGAAGCCGGCCGGGAGCTGGATGCCGTGGCTGTTGGCGGCCTGGAGCGGACCGTACGGGCCGGTCGCGTTCTGCGCCGGTGCCGCGTACGCCGCCGACCATGCGGTGAACGGGAGCGCTACGGCGCCGGCGCCGAGCACGGTGGCGCGCAGCATGTTCCGACGATCCATCTGGACCTCCTTGGTGGGGTGGGTCCGAGGAACGTAACGATCCGCCGTTGCCGGAGAACGCTACGTAAATGAACGTCCGTCATCGATATGTGAACGAGCAGGCCCGGTCCGCCACAAATAGGGCAGCGGCCGGCAGGGCCCCGACCGCTGTCACCGGTCTGTCAGTGACGTGCCGGCTCGGAAATGGCGAAGAACTCGTCGATCAGCCTGGCGGTCTGCACGTCCTGGCTGGTCTTGCCCATCACGGCGGGCCCCTTGGTCGGTCCCGGGATGGTGTGCCCGCCGCCGCGCACGGTGTAGAGCGCCACCGACGGGTGCCCGTGCTGCCGGTATTCGGCGCGCTCTATCGAGGTCGCCGCGTTCGCGGCCGGGAGTTCGGTGATGGTGGGCCGCGCGGTGATGCCGTTGCGGGCGGCGAAATAGGTCGCGGACTCGGGCGCGGACAGGCTGCGGCCGCCGACCTTGAAGGCCTTGCGCGCCCACCAGCTGAACTCACCCCCGGCGTACTTGACGATCGGGTCTTTCGTGCCGTGGATGAGCAGGATCGGCATCGGCGCGGGTGGTGCGTCGGCGAGAAGGAAGCTCTCGGGCGCCGGCATGGTCGCGGCGATCACGGTCGCACCGGCGATCAGCGCCGGCGTTTCGTGGGCCAGGCGAATCACCATCTGACCGCCGTTGGAGTAGCCGATCGCGTACACCTTCGCGGGGTCGATGTCGTGACTGTGGGTCAACCTCTCGATCAGCGCCCGGGTGAAGCCGACGTCGTCGCTGCTGTCCCTGCGGGCCGGGAAGGAGTTCTCACGCCGGGCGTCGTTCCAGTTGCCCTTGTACCCGTCGAGATAGACCACCACCGCGGCGCCGCTCTCGGCGAGCGCGTCGTAAGCCCGGCCGATGAACTTCCGGTGCTTGGCACCGGTCTGTCGCGATCCGTGGAACACGAGCAGGAGACTCCGTCCGGGTCTGCCGTCCGAAGGCCCGATGATCCCGTACGTCCGCCGCGTGCCGTTCACCGTGATGCTCTCGATCATGGGAGCCTCCTGAAGTGGATAGGTCATCCACTTCAACGTAGCAGAACCGGATAACCTATCCGGTATGCTTGTGGGCATGACCACTGCTCCACTGCGTAAGGACGCCGCCCGCAACTGGCACCGGATCGTGGAGGTCGGCCGCCGCTTGGTGGACGAGGAGGTGCCGATCCAGCTCAACGACGTCGCGCGGGCAGCCTCGGTCGGCGTGGCCACGGTCTACCGCCACTTTCCCACCCCGGAAGCGCTGGTCGAGACTGTGGCCACGCCCGGCCTGGAGTCGCTGGAGCAGCACGCCGAGCAGGCCCTGGCCGGTGACGACGCCTGGCTGGCGCTCCGCGACTTCCTGTACGCGGCCATCGATGCCCAGATGACCGACGCGTCACTCGCTCCGGTCTTCGCCGCGCCGCAGCATGCCCTGACACGCACCGCCGAACTCATGCGGCACCTGAACGAGTTGTTCGCGGGGATCCTCGACCGTGCCCGTGCGGCAGGAGTGGTTAACCCATCGGTCACACCTGCCGACGTGGGCCCCCTGATGTGCGGCCTGACCTTCGCGGCGCGCGTGCGCTCCGCCGCCGGCGACCACGCACCCGCCGTCATCGCCCGCCGGTACCTCGACGTGCTGCTGGAGGGGCTACGAGTCCACGAAGCTGGGCAACCGCCTAGTTGATCCAGCAGATGACGGCGTCGCCGCGCCTGGCGGCGGTGGCGAAGAACCGGCGGGCGTCGGGCAGGAAGTGGGCGACCCAGACGAGTTCGTCGGGCCGGTCCCAGCGGTTCGGGTAGATGTCGGCGCGCTGCAACTCGGCCGGGTCGACGCCCCGGATCAGGTCTTCCGGAGTGATGGTGGCGAGTTCGGCCGCAGCCGTGGCGACCTGCTCGGGGGTGAGGTAGCTGGGCGGCCCGTAACCCCAGTCCTTGCCCGACTCCTCGAGATGTTCGAGGAACTCCTGGAACTCCTCGTCCTCCGGATCCGCGTCGGGATATTCGACGAAGCCCTCGGCGCCCTCCACGATCGGGACGTCGAAGGCCCGACGCTCCAGCAGGAAGGCGAAAGCCTGCCACGCCTTGCCCGTACCCGACGATCGGTCGTCACCGGCTTCACCGGCGGCCTCGGCCAACTCGTACGCCCATTCGAGGTCGTCCTTTGCCCGTGCCAGCTCGGCCGGGGTCACCCGTAGCCAGTTCCCGTTCATGCTCACGGACGGCAGGTTAGGCGTACGGTCCGACAGGATCCGGCGCCGCTCAGAAGATGCGGTTGGCGCCTTCGGTGCGGGCGCGGGACTCGGCGGTGCCGGGTGCGAGGTTGTGGCAGAGGATCACCGACGCACCGGCGAACAGTGGGGCGAGCAGCCAGATGACCGGTTGTTCCTGCCCGGCCGTGTCGACCAGCACCCGGTCGCCCGGCCGCAGGTCGCGGGACTCGGCGATCCCCTGTGCCACCGTTGCCCACTCCCGGTAGCTGGTGCCGTCGACCGTGGCCGCGTCGGTGGGCCGGACCGAGGCGTACGGCGGCGCGCTGTCACCGTGCTCGCGGACCTCGACCAGGTAGTCCCGGTAGCCGGCGGGCACCTCGCGCATCGGTTCGGCCCCCGGCGCGAGCCCGAGCACGAACTGGTGTTCCGCCTCGGGTACGTCCTCCAGCCAGTTGTCGAGCCGGTCGTGGGCCACGAAGGTGACGTCGGCCGGCAGGTCCGCGCCGGGGCCGATGCGCGGCAGACCGGCGGTCGCGGCCAGGTGGAAGGCCACCGAAACGCCGGCCGACCAGGCGCCGAGCAGCACAGCGGCGGTCTGCCAGTGCGGCGGGAGCAGCACCGCCGCGCGGTCGCCGGGGTTCAGCCGGCAGCCGTCGACGAGCAGGTTCGCCGTCCTGGCCACCCACCCGCCCAGTTCGGCCACGGAC of the Micromonospora sp. NBC_01796 genome contains:
- a CDS encoding helix-turn-helix domain-containing protein; this translates as MARASGPTIARWQLGGQLRQLREKAAVDHAEIAAELGCSASKIYKIESGDVGTSRSDVIVMLNRYGITDERQRQTALDLQKQGKERGWWAKYGQLPNPYSMYIGLESAATAIRNFELAAVPGLLQTEDYTRALFDQQRLNDSPEELSRRLQVRMARQECLVEDPPVQLWAIIDEGALRRVVGGPAVMRAQLEHLVTLSQRNNINVQALPFSEGAHPGMLGSVSVLEFPEEVHTPVAYVESFAGDVYLEKEEDMRRVTVAYTHLHSSALSAAKTRDLIAAIAHELT
- a CDS encoding DUF397 domain-containing protein encodes the protein MELTGAEWRKSTRSQTNGQCVEVADLRDVVGVRDSKDANGPVLTISRASWTAFVGGLGARDS
- a CDS encoding DUF397 domain-containing protein — translated: MELRSAEWRKSTRSSGGGNGDCVEVADLRDAVGVRDSKDAGGPVLTFDRAGWAAFVHGLRDPQPAG
- a CDS encoding alkaline phosphatase PhoX, whose translation is MDRRNMLRATVLGAGAVALPFTAWSAAYAAPAQNATGPYGPLQAANSHGIQLPAGFTSQIVARSGQVVPGTSYTWHSAPDGGAVYANGTGWVYVSNSETSSGSGGGASRILFNSSGAVTGASRILSGTNNNCAGGKTPWNTWLSCEEVNLGRVWETYPLGGTAVVRPAMGRFKHEAAAADPDRRVIYLTEDETNGKLYRFIPNTWGDLSAGALQVLVAGSATSGSFSWAAVPDPDGSPTVTRSQVSGAKSFNGGEGCHYSNNTLWFTTKGDNRVWQLNLANNTYELAYDDNLVSPGSAPLTGVDNITGSSFGDLYVAEDGGNMEICVITPDDKISVFLRITGQGSSEICGPAFTPAGNRLYFSSQRGTSGSSSGGITYCVTGPFRT
- a CDS encoding alpha/beta hydrolase family esterase; translated protein: MPTSIPDRLSGSATLKWMTYPLQEAPMIESITVNGTRRTYGIIGPSDGRPGRSLLLVFHGSRQTGAKHRKFIGRAYDALAESGAAVVVYLDGYKGNWNDARRENSFPARRDSSDDVGFTRALIERLTHSHDIDPAKVYAIGYSNGGQMVIRLAHETPALIAGATVIAATMPAPESFLLADAPPAPMPILLIHGTKDPIVKYAGGEFSWWARKAFKVGGRSLSAPESATYFAARNGITARPTITELPAANAATSIERAEYRQHGHPSVALYTVRGGGHTIPGPTKGPAVMGKTSQDVQTARLIDEFFAISEPARH
- a CDS encoding TetR/AcrR family transcriptional regulator gives rise to the protein MTTAPLRKDAARNWHRIVEVGRRLVDEEVPIQLNDVARAASVGVATVYRHFPTPEALVETVATPGLESLEQHAEQALAGDDAWLALRDFLYAAIDAQMTDASLAPVFAAPQHALTRTAELMRHLNELFAGILDRARAAGVVNPSVTPADVGPLMCGLTFAARVRSAAGDHAPAVIARRYLDVLLEGLRVHEAGQPPS
- a CDS encoding YfbM family protein, whose product is MNGNWLRVTPAELARAKDDLEWAYELAEAAGEAGDDRSSGTGKAWQAFAFLLERRAFDVPIVEGAEGFVEYPDADPEDEEFQEFLEHLEESGKDWGYGPPSYLTPEQVATAAAELATITPEDLIRGVDPAELQRADIYPNRWDRPDELVWVAHFLPDARRFFATAARRGDAVICWIN
- a CDS encoding TIGR03089 family protein is translated as MDVTAARRTEEVPALLDAAAVDTSRPLLTYCDDATGERTELSVAELGGWVARTANLLVDGCRLNPGDRAAVLLPPHWQTAAVLLGAWSAGVSVAFHLAATAGLPRIGPGADLPADVTFVAHDRLDNWLEDVPEAEHQFVLGLAPGAEPMREVPAGYRDYLVEVREHGDSAPPYASVRPTDAATVDGTSYREWATVAQGIAESRDLRPGDRVLVDTAGQEQPVIWLLAPLFAGASVILCHNLAPGTAESRARTEGANRIF